From a region of the Nitrospinota bacterium genome:
- the panB gene encoding 3-methyl-2-oxobutanoate hydroxymethyltransferase, which produces MDRKQVTIPSIIGKKNSRSKITALTAYDFCFARILDATDIDIILVGDSLAMVALGFSNTLPVTMDAMILLTQAVKRGVQNSLIVGDMPFMSYQISDEQAIANAGRFLQEGGAAAVKLEGGVKVSQKVHAIVQAGIPVMGHIGLTPQSVHQFGGYKVQGKNLLQARQIKQDARELEKAGAFAVVLEGIPSDLAGEITDCLKIPTIGIGAGPHCDGQILVLHDLLGLTQDFTPKFVKKYANLNAEIKKVVGSYIEEVRSGAFPGKEHSYGNEKQSLKKVDNSDGNH; this is translated from the coding sequence ATGGATAGAAAACAAGTCACCATACCGTCCATCATCGGCAAGAAAAATTCCCGGTCCAAAATTACGGCTCTGACAGCCTATGATTTCTGCTTCGCCAGGATACTGGACGCAACGGATATCGACATCATCCTTGTGGGAGACTCTCTCGCCATGGTCGCACTAGGATTTTCCAACACCCTTCCTGTCACCATGGATGCAATGATCCTGCTTACCCAGGCTGTTAAACGGGGGGTCCAAAACAGCCTGATTGTTGGAGACATGCCTTTTATGTCGTACCAGATTTCCGACGAGCAGGCGATCGCCAATGCCGGTCGTTTCCTTCAGGAAGGAGGGGCGGCGGCGGTCAAACTCGAAGGCGGCGTCAAGGTTTCTCAAAAAGTGCACGCCATCGTCCAGGCGGGAATCCCGGTGATGGGACACATCGGCCTCACCCCACAATCCGTGCATCAATTTGGCGGCTATAAAGTACAGGGGAAGAATTTGCTTCAAGCCCGACAGATCAAACAGGACGCCCGCGAACTGGAAAAGGCTGGCGCGTTTGCCGTTGTTCTCGAAGGAATTCCCAGTGACCTGGCAGGTGAAATCACGGATTGCTTGAAAATTCCAACCATCGGGATTGGCGCGGGACCTCATTGCGACGGCCAGATCCTGGTCCTTCACGATCTTTTGGGATTGACGCAGGACTTCACTCCCAAGTTCGTCAAGAAATATGCGAATTTGAACGCGGAAATAAAAAAGGTGGTAGGCAGCTATATCGAAGAAGTGCGCTCAGGCGCATTTCCGGGAAAAGAACACTCTTACGGGAACGAAAAACAATCGCTTAAAAAAGTGGACAATTCCGATGGAAATCATTAA
- the glgA gene encoding glycogen synthase GlgA — translation MAQKLKILIASSEVYPYAKTGGLADITGSLPKALKQLGHDVRVIMPKYKSVAKCPLGIHPVGLDIDVPIGATRKKGFLFLGSLNENIPIYFVANDTYYFRDQIYGTSHGDYPDNAERFIFFCRAILEVCKSLGFQPDIIHCNDWQTGLVPAYLKTIYAKDRWFQNTRTLFSVHNLGYQGNFPSAKLKASGLPFSVYTPEGVEFYNYFSFLKSGLVYADLLNTVSPTYAREIQTKAFGFKMDGVLRNRSKDLFGILNGVDTLEWNPALDPWIAKNYDPKSIKGKAACKSNLADLFSLKVTDKIPILSMVTRLSSQKGIELVIETMDDILATGAALIILGSGDPKYEKYFLQMSKRYPDQIGTHIGFDEKLAHKILAGSDLLLMPSQYEPCGLTQMYALKYGTIPVVRAVGGLQDSIKEFNKKTLKGTGFKFKKFEVDSFFQAVQKALSLYQKKKDWRRLMLNGMEVDHSWDRAARKYCQVYMRALKK, via the coding sequence ATGGCTCAAAAACTCAAGATACTCATCGCCTCATCGGAAGTTTACCCCTACGCGAAGACCGGAGGCCTCGCCGATATTACCGGCTCCCTGCCCAAAGCCTTAAAACAACTGGGGCACGATGTGCGAGTCATCATGCCGAAATATAAATCCGTCGCGAAATGCCCACTCGGCATTCATCCCGTTGGTCTGGACATTGACGTGCCTATAGGGGCAACCAGGAAAAAAGGATTTTTATTTCTTGGAAGCCTCAATGAAAACATCCCCATTTACTTCGTAGCCAACGATACCTATTATTTCCGCGATCAAATTTATGGCACCTCTCATGGCGATTACCCGGATAACGCGGAGCGGTTCATTTTCTTTTGCCGAGCCATTCTGGAGGTTTGCAAATCTCTGGGTTTTCAACCTGACATCATTCATTGCAATGACTGGCAAACCGGGCTGGTCCCGGCTTATCTTAAAACCATTTACGCCAAGGACCGATGGTTCCAAAATACCCGCACCCTTTTTTCCGTCCACAACCTGGGGTATCAGGGAAACTTTCCCTCTGCTAAACTGAAAGCCTCCGGTCTGCCTTTCTCGGTATACACGCCTGAGGGGGTCGAGTTTTATAACTATTTCAGCTTTTTAAAATCCGGGTTGGTGTACGCGGATCTTCTGAACACTGTGAGCCCCACTTATGCCCGAGAAATTCAGACCAAAGCTTTTGGCTTTAAAATGGATGGCGTTCTGCGCAATCGGTCTAAGGATCTGTTTGGTATATTAAACGGCGTCGATACCCTGGAATGGAATCCTGCTCTCGACCCGTGGATCGCAAAAAACTACGACCCAAAATCCATAAAGGGAAAAGCCGCTTGCAAAAGCAACCTGGCAGACTTATTTTCTCTCAAGGTCACTGATAAAATTCCCATACTGTCGATGGTCACCCGCCTATCGAGTCAGAAGGGAATCGAACTGGTCATAGAAACCATGGACGACATCCTGGCTACTGGGGCGGCACTGATCATTCTGGGTTCTGGAGACCCAAAATATGAAAAATATTTTTTGCAGATGAGCAAACGGTACCCGGATCAAATCGGTACTCATATCGGATTTGATGAAAAGTTAGCCCATAAAATTCTGGCTGGTAGCGATCTTTTGTTGATGCCTTCGCAATATGAGCCCTGCGGGCTGACGCAAATGTATGCTTTGAAATACGGGACCATCCCTGTTGTCCGCGCGGTGGGGGGGTTGCAGGACTCCATAAAGGAGTTTAATAAAAAAACGTTGAAGGGAACGGGTTTTAAATTTAAAAAGTTTGAAGTTGATTCCTTCTTTCAAGCGGTGCAAAAGGCGTTGTCCCTTTACCAAAAGAAGAAAGATTGGCGTCGGCTGATGTTGAATGGCATGGAGGTGGATCACAGCTGGGACCGAGCGGCCCGAAAATACTGTCAGGTCTATATGCGTGCCCTGAAGAAGTGA
- a CDS encoding GAF domain-containing protein, whose protein sequence is MKKNKLGVEILQDITRIANSTLDLDETLAQIIETIKTKLYIDGCSIYLADESCKFLDLRASNGLRQDTSPFVRLEIGKGITGWVAQHKSTLALSDAHNDPRFVYFPEIEEEKFKSMLSVPILVNEQSIGVVNVHTVEQREFTDLEILIMETIASQMSGCIRNAILYNNSQMLLKEQTIFYDISLAVQTSIKLEHGLWIILSGITMGEAGGFNRAMIFIINEKTDTLQGYMGLGPDTPEDAFRIWAEWGRKKQNMLHWIVTEADKDEYKNSGFNQFAQSLRFPIQPGTNILVETVIQKTPFNVTDASNHPLVNDEFLHALGTNAFATIPLIAHKEVLGVILVDNRYNNQPISDEQLRLLTRFATHASWVIENSRLLTKLLETNRELLSAKEQLVQSEKLAALGEISAEVAHEIKNPLVSIGGFARRLEKKIKQFSEKFDHDEELKNIADYSNIIMSEVDRLEKLLTNILMYSKAGVLEREACDINELLEEGVFLFKSGFFMKGIAVHRQLEKDLPPLQLDKPKIKQVLINLFYNAMESMPSGGELFIQTYHEKYIGGKNVITVRIEDTGGGIAQDIFENIFNPFFTTKSSGTGLGLSISRKIIEIHGGTIQVENNFGRGVTVFLHLPLQN, encoded by the coding sequence ATGAAAAAAAATAAACTGGGTGTCGAAATCCTTCAGGATATCACCCGCATTGCCAACTCCACGCTGGATCTCGATGAAACCCTGGCACAAATCATCGAGACCATCAAAACCAAATTATATATCGACGGTTGTTCGATTTATCTCGCCGATGAAAGCTGCAAATTTCTAGACTTAAGAGCAAGCAACGGACTTCGCCAGGATACCTCCCCGTTCGTCCGTCTGGAAATTGGCAAGGGCATCACCGGCTGGGTTGCCCAGCACAAGTCCACCCTGGCTCTCAGTGACGCCCACAATGACCCGCGATTTGTCTACTTTCCCGAAATAGAAGAAGAAAAATTTAAATCCATGCTGTCGGTTCCCATCCTGGTGAATGAACAATCTATTGGCGTCGTCAATGTTCATACTGTGGAACAAAGGGAGTTCACCGACCTTGAGATCCTCATTATGGAAACCATCGCCAGCCAGATGTCCGGATGCATTAGAAACGCCATTCTATATAACAACAGTCAAATGCTCCTTAAAGAGCAAACAATTTTTTACGATATCAGCCTGGCGGTGCAAACATCCATCAAACTCGAACATGGCCTATGGATTATCTTAAGCGGCATCACCATGGGAGAAGCCGGCGGATTCAACCGGGCCATGATTTTTATCATCAACGAAAAAACCGATACCCTGCAGGGATACATGGGCCTCGGACCGGATACTCCGGAAGATGCCTTCCGCATCTGGGCCGAATGGGGACGCAAAAAGCAAAATATGCTGCACTGGATTGTCACCGAGGCGGATAAGGATGAATATAAAAATTCCGGATTCAATCAATTCGCTCAAAGTTTGCGTTTCCCCATCCAGCCGGGGACAAACATCCTGGTCGAAACGGTGATTCAAAAAACTCCTTTCAATGTCACCGATGCAAGTAACCATCCTCTGGTCAACGACGAGTTCCTTCACGCCCTGGGAACGAATGCTTTTGCCACCATACCACTCATTGCCCACAAGGAGGTTTTAGGGGTCATCCTGGTGGATAACCGATATAACAACCAACCCATCTCAGACGAGCAACTCCGTCTTTTGACCCGGTTTGCCACGCATGCGAGTTGGGTGATTGAAAACTCCCGATTGCTCACCAAGCTGCTGGAGACCAATAGAGAACTTCTCTCCGCCAAAGAGCAACTGGTGCAATCGGAAAAATTGGCCGCTTTGGGGGAAATATCCGCAGAGGTGGCGCACGAAATCAAAAATCCGCTGGTTTCCATCGGCGGATTCGCCCGCCGCCTCGAAAAAAAAATCAAACAATTTTCCGAGAAATTTGATCACGATGAAGAATTAAAGAATATAGCGGATTATTCCAATATCATTATGTCCGAAGTCGATCGTCTGGAAAAACTTTTGACAAATATCCTGATGTATTCGAAAGCCGGTGTTCTGGAGCGCGAGGCATGCGATATCAATGAGCTTCTCGAAGAGGGGGTTTTTCTATTCAAATCAGGGTTTTTTATGAAAGGTATCGCCGTACATCGGCAACTGGAAAAGGATCTTCCTCCTCTTCAGCTTGACAAGCCAAAAATCAAACAGGTGCTGATCAATCTGTTTTATAATGCGATGGAATCCATGCCATCAGGCGGAGAACTCTTCATACAAACCTATCATGAAAAATATATCGGCGGAAAAAATGTAATCACCGTGCGTATTGAGGATACTGGTGGCGGGATCGCTCAGGATATTTTTGAAAATATTTTTAATCCCTTTTTCACCACAAAATCTTCCGGTACCGGATTGGGGCTTTCCATTTCTCGAAAAATTATCGAAATTCATGGGGGAACCATTCAAGTCGAGAATAATTTTGGACGTGGAGTTACTGTATTTCTTCATTTACCATTGCAAAATTGA
- a CDS encoding aspartate 1-decarboxylase, with translation MQRIMLKSKLHRARVTDTKMDYEGSIEIDENLLERVGIAPYEQVHIYNINTGDRFITYAIIGKRGSGVFSLNGAAARLAQINDRIIIAAYGIIDPEVEKHAPKVALLDINNEVV, from the coding sequence ATGCAGCGAATAATGTTAAAATCCAAACTTCATCGGGCCCGTGTCACCGACACCAAAATGGACTACGAAGGTAGCATCGAAATTGATGAAAACTTGTTGGAACGGGTGGGTATCGCCCCGTATGAACAGGTTCATATTTATAATATTAACACCGGCGACCGTTTTATCACTTACGCCATAATAGGGAAACGCGGCAGCGGAGTGTTCTCCCTTAATGGAGCCGCCGCCCGTCTGGCTCAGATTAATGATCGCATCATAATTGCGGCTTATGGTATTATAGACCCTGAAGTTGAAAAGCATGCGCCAAAGGTTGCACTTCTTGATATTAATAATGAAGTTGTGTAG
- a CDS encoding response regulator, giving the protein MKKILVVDDEQNIRFLYKEELEDCGYQVTVAATAEEAMEKIQQDKPDIITLDIKMPGMDGIEFMRKLKEDKNDIPVILCSAYGRYKQDFRVWASDAYVVKSADLRELKSTIKDILGEISSQ; this is encoded by the coding sequence ATGAAAAAAATTTTGGTGGTTGATGACGAGCAAAATATCAGATTTCTCTACAAAGAAGAACTGGAAGATTGCGGCTATCAAGTCACCGTGGCGGCAACTGCGGAAGAGGCGATGGAAAAAATCCAGCAGGACAAACCGGATATCATCACCCTGGATATTAAGATGCCCGGAATGGATGGCATTGAGTTTATGAGAAAATTAAAGGAAGATAAGAACGATATCCCCGTGATCCTTTGTTCCGCCTATGGACGCTATAAACAGGATTTTCGGGTCTGGGCGTCCGATGCGTATGTGGTAAAATCCGCCGACCTCCGGGAATTGAAGTCCACGATCAAGGATATTCTTGGTGAAATTAGTTCGCAATGA
- the panC gene encoding pantoate--beta-alanine ligase, translating into MEIIKSITGMKQWSDQVRSSHKTIGFVPTMGCLHEGHMSLVLESVSTCDVTVASIFINPTQFGENEDLDQYPVNLEADQRQLETAGVDVLFLPSRNTMYPKGYKTFVTVEEITDHLCGKSRPGFFRGVATVVLKLFNIVRPHAAFFGNKDWQQATVIESLVRDLDLDVSIKRLPIVREPQGLAKSSRNLYLSKEETEPSLSLSRALDAARQRVLNGESSAQKIRQEIREQIEKYDKAEIDYISVCDPESFIEQEEIKGSSLIALAVRIGKTRLIDNCIVGRVKCSE; encoded by the coding sequence ATGGAAATCATTAAATCCATCACCGGGATGAAGCAATGGTCCGATCAAGTCAGAAGTTCGCACAAAACCATTGGTTTTGTTCCCACCATGGGCTGTCTGCACGAAGGTCATATGAGCCTGGTCCTGGAATCCGTTTCTACCTGCGATGTGACGGTGGCCAGTATTTTTATCAACCCCACCCAGTTCGGCGAAAATGAAGACCTCGACCAATACCCGGTAAATCTGGAAGCAGATCAGCGACAACTGGAAACCGCCGGAGTGGACGTGTTATTTCTGCCCTCTCGAAACACCATGTACCCGAAGGGCTATAAAACTTTTGTCACTGTTGAGGAAATCACCGATCACCTGTGCGGCAAGAGCCGCCCGGGGTTTTTCCGGGGTGTCGCCACCGTTGTCCTCAAGCTGTTTAATATTGTTCGACCGCATGCCGCTTTTTTCGGCAACAAAGACTGGCAACAGGCAACGGTGATAGAGAGCCTGGTTCGAGATCTGGACCTGGACGTATCCATCAAACGCCTGCCCATTGTCAGAGAACCTCAGGGGCTGGCAAAAAGTTCCAGGAACCTCTATTTATCCAAAGAGGAAACAGAGCCTTCGCTATCTCTCTCCCGCGCCCTGGATGCAGCCCGACAAAGAGTTCTAAACGGAGAATCCTCCGCGCAGAAGATACGGCAGGAAATTCGCGAACAGATAGAAAAGTATGACAAAGCAGAAATCGATTATATTTCAGTATGTGATCCAGAAAGCTTTATAGAGCAGGAAGAAATTAAGGGAAGTTCCTTGATAGCCCTTGCCGTTCGGATTGGCAAGACTCGTTTAATAGATAATTGCATTGTAGGGAGAGTGAAATGCAGCGAATAA
- the galT gene encoding galactose-1-phosphate uridylyltransferase, translated as MPELRKDPILNRWVIISPERGQRPQDFPPPEKKLHKASCAFCQGNESTTPPEILAFRPENSLPNTPGWTLRVVPNKFPALKIEDQMDRSSDGLYEMMNGIGAHEVIIESPDHEADLDLLPEKKVEDALWTFKYRILDLKKDTRFQYILIFKNHGEAAGATLEHSHCQLIALPIVPELVSDEIAGAQRHFVVKNRCIFCDIIAQEKAVGLRIVNENDRFITLCPYAPRFPFEMWLLPKFHSDRFEDCAAEDISCLASLLKESLMKMRYALEAPSYNFVLHTSPVNGDHGKHYHWHIEIMPKLTKMAGFEQGTGFYINPVLPEVAAETLRNTQLPS; from the coding sequence ATGCCCGAACTCAGAAAAGACCCCATACTGAACCGCTGGGTCATCATTTCCCCTGAGCGGGGACAGCGACCCCAGGATTTTCCGCCCCCGGAAAAGAAACTCCATAAAGCCAGTTGCGCCTTTTGCCAGGGCAATGAAAGCACCACACCCCCTGAAATACTGGCCTTCAGGCCGGAAAATTCACTTCCAAATACTCCCGGCTGGACACTCAGGGTTGTTCCCAACAAGTTTCCCGCTTTGAAAATCGAAGACCAGATGGACCGATCTTCGGATGGCCTGTACGAAATGATGAACGGCATAGGCGCGCATGAGGTCATCATTGAATCCCCCGACCACGAAGCGGACCTGGACCTGCTCCCGGAAAAGAAAGTGGAAGATGCTTTATGGACCTTCAAATATAGGATATTGGATCTTAAGAAAGACACGCGGTTTCAATATATTCTGATATTCAAGAATCACGGGGAAGCGGCAGGTGCCACGCTGGAACATTCTCACTGTCAGTTGATCGCCCTTCCCATCGTCCCCGAGCTGGTCTCGGATGAAATCGCCGGAGCGCAAAGACACTTTGTTGTAAAAAACCGCTGTATTTTTTGCGACATCATCGCGCAGGAGAAAGCTGTTGGTCTCCGCATCGTGAACGAAAATGACCGGTTTATCACCCTGTGCCCCTACGCTCCGCGGTTTCCTTTTGAAATGTGGCTTCTGCCAAAATTCCATTCGGACCGTTTTGAAGACTGTGCGGCGGAAGATATTTCCTGTTTGGCCAGTTTGTTGAAAGAATCCTTGATGAAAATGCGTTATGCTCTGGAGGCGCCTTCTTATAACTTTGTTCTGCACACCTCCCCGGTGAATGGAGATCATGGCAAACATTACCACTGGCACATCGAGATCATGCCGAAGCTGACTAAAATGGCGGGCTTCGAGCAGGGAACCGGATTTTACATCAACCCCGTTCTTCCCGAGGTAGCGGCGGAAACCCTGCGCAATACCCAGCTTCCCTCATAA
- a CDS encoding deoxynucleoside kinase: protein MVTLTKSVIEPNFIAVEGAIGAGKTSLVKLLGKQFDARLVLENDEGNPFLPKFYQDKESFAFQTQIFFLLNRYSLYLNLAQRDLFNSVVLTDFLFQKDPLFANLNLKSHELQLYNQIFDLIKFRPPKPDLVIFLQADTDILKERIEKRSRDYEFYLDWDYLEAVNKAFNNFFFYYSETPLLVVNTNEIDFVEKKIDLQELINKINHHKIGREYYNPLGS, encoded by the coding sequence ATGGTCACCCTAACAAAATCAGTGATCGAGCCAAATTTCATCGCGGTAGAAGGCGCGATTGGAGCCGGGAAAACATCTTTGGTCAAATTGCTGGGAAAACAATTTGACGCCAGACTGGTTCTTGAGAATGACGAAGGAAATCCGTTTCTCCCTAAATTTTATCAGGACAAGGAATCGTTTGCCTTTCAGACGCAAATTTTTTTTTTACTGAACCGCTACAGCCTATACCTGAATCTGGCACAAAGAGACCTCTTCAATTCGGTGGTTTTAACGGATTTTCTGTTTCAAAAAGATCCCCTTTTCGCCAACCTTAATTTAAAGAGCCATGAACTTCAGCTGTATAATCAAATATTTGACCTGATAAAGTTTCGTCCCCCGAAACCGGATCTGGTCATTTTTCTGCAAGCCGATACGGATATTCTTAAAGAACGGATCGAAAAAAGAAGCCGAGATTATGAATTCTATCTGGATTGGGATTATCTGGAAGCCGTCAATAAGGCCTTTAACAATTTTTTCTTTTATTACTCGGAAACCCCTCTTCTGGTCGTCAATACCAACGAGATTGATTTCGTCGAAAAAAAAATTGACCTTCAGGAGTTGATTAATAAGATCAATCATCATAAAATTGGCAGAGAGTATTACAATCCGCTTGGATCCTGA